The Lysobacter panacisoli genome includes a window with the following:
- the rplS gene encoding 50S ribosomal protein L19 codes for MNKPSIHTLVQNFEAEQIQRQLPDFSQGDTVVVNVKVKEGNRERVQAYEGVVIAIKSAGLNSSFTVRKISHGYGVERVFQTHSATIASVDVKRRGKVRAGKLYYLRGLQGKKARIKEDLSAYAKSE; via the coding sequence ATGAACAAGCCCTCCATCCACACGCTCGTCCAGAACTTCGAAGCCGAGCAGATCCAGCGCCAGCTTCCCGACTTCAGCCAGGGCGACACCGTCGTCGTCAACGTGAAGGTCAAGGAAGGCAACCGCGAGCGCGTCCAGGCCTACGAAGGCGTGGTCATCGCGATCAAGAGCGCCGGCCTGAACTCCTCGTTCACCGTGCGCAAGATCTCGCACGGCTACGGCGTCGAGCGCGTGTTCCAGACCCACAGCGCCACCATCGCGTCGGTCGACGTGAAGCGCCGCGGCAAGGTCCGCGCCGGCAAGCTGTACTACCTGCGTGGTCTGCAGGGCAAGAAGGCGCGCATCAAGGAAGATCTGTCGGCCTACGCCAAGTCCGAGTAA
- a CDS encoding Mut7-C RNAse domain-containing protein: MASVLRQCEFRFYEELGDFLPPERRKRSFHHAFDGTPSVKDRIQSLGVPHTEVDLILVDGTPVPFTHRLTGGERVAVYPMFERFDVAETSRLRPRPLREPRFVLDVHLGRLASYLRLLGFDTLYRNDYDDDELTAISRAQRRILLSRDTGLLKRSAVTHGAFLHATDPRRQLREVLDRFQLDARIAPFSRCARCNGAVESLVTDEHDPDRDAPKQDDPGPSPPKERDPDPREHERRDPDEGDPAPSDPGHAPNIRDPDRPQPGKLDPGKLGRRAMHALPPGIDVHAISRCRDCRQVYWPGSHLVRLRQRLAEVGVAI, translated from the coding sequence GTGGCGAGCGTGCTGCGCCAGTGCGAATTCCGCTTCTACGAAGAGCTCGGCGACTTCCTTCCACCGGAGCGTCGCAAGCGCAGCTTCCACCATGCCTTCGATGGCACGCCTTCGGTCAAGGACCGCATCCAGTCGCTCGGCGTGCCGCACACCGAAGTCGACCTGATCCTCGTCGATGGCACACCGGTGCCGTTCACCCATCGCCTCACCGGCGGTGAGCGCGTCGCGGTGTATCCGATGTTCGAACGCTTCGACGTGGCCGAAACCAGTCGCTTGCGTCCGCGACCGCTGCGCGAGCCGCGTTTCGTGCTGGACGTGCACCTGGGACGGCTGGCCTCGTACTTGCGCCTGCTCGGTTTCGACACGCTCTACCGCAACGATTACGACGACGATGAGCTGACCGCGATTTCGCGCGCGCAGCGACGCATCCTGCTCAGTCGCGACACGGGCCTGCTCAAGCGTTCGGCAGTCACGCACGGCGCGTTCCTGCACGCGACCGATCCACGCCGGCAGTTGCGCGAAGTGCTCGATCGCTTCCAGCTCGATGCGCGCATCGCGCCGTTCTCGCGCTGCGCGCGCTGCAATGGTGCGGTCGAATCTCTCGTAACCGACGAGCACGATCCGGATCGCGATGCGCCGAAGCAGGACGATCCCGGGCCGTCGCCGCCGAAGGAGCGCGATCCCGATCCGCGCGAACACGAACGTCGCGATCCGGACGAGGGCGACCCCGCACCGAGCGATCCCGGGCATGCGCCCAACATCCGCGACCCTGATCGTCCGCAACCCGGAAAGCTCGATCCGGGCAAGCTCGGCCGGCGCGCGATGCATGCCTTGCCGCCCGGCATCGATGTGCACGCGATCAGCCGTTGCCGCGATTGCCGCCAGGTCTATTGGCCCGGCAGCCACCTCGTCCGTTTGCGCCAGCGCCTGGCCGAAGTCGGCGTGGCGATCTGA
- a CDS encoding MATE family efflux transporter, which produces MAPRTHNLTEGPIGRNLFAFALPILAGNAAQSLNGSVNAVWVGRFLGEEALTATANANNIMFFLIGSVFGIGMAATILIAQAIGARDLGQAKRVMGTSATFFIGLSAAIAALGWWMSRHLLAAMGTPEASLHLAEDYLQVIFLAMPALYAFAFVTAALRGVGDSRTPFRFLLVAVLLDIVMNPLLIFGIGPFPELGIAGSAWATLVSQVVTLTALLAYLRHKRHMLWLGRRDAHLFRIDPTILRALIVKGVPMGLQMVLISLAMIAMMTMVNHHGTDTTAAYGAALQLWTYVQMPAMAVGAACSSMAAQNVGANRWDRVAATARAGVLMNFMLTGALIVPLIVFDRWTLALFLPQGSDALEVARHLNHISVWSFLFFGVTFVVSGVVRSTGAVVPPLLILAAALWGVRVPFATFLQPHLGVDAIWWSFPVSAVFSMLMALAYYRYGGWRRARMLPPDRHEVAVPAEVPATPPSPVADPSAEPDDEAEALQQPAR; this is translated from the coding sequence ATGGCGCCCCGCACCCACAACCTCACCGAAGGCCCCATCGGCCGCAACCTGTTCGCGTTCGCCCTGCCGATCCTCGCCGGCAACGCGGCGCAGTCGCTCAACGGCTCGGTGAATGCGGTCTGGGTGGGGCGGTTCCTGGGCGAAGAAGCGCTCACGGCGACCGCCAACGCCAACAACATCATGTTCTTCCTGATCGGCTCGGTATTCGGCATCGGCATGGCGGCGACGATCCTGATCGCGCAGGCCATCGGTGCGCGCGACCTCGGCCAGGCCAAGCGCGTGATGGGCACGAGTGCGACGTTCTTCATCGGCCTGTCGGCCGCGATCGCGGCGCTGGGTTGGTGGATGTCGCGACACCTGCTGGCGGCGATGGGCACGCCGGAGGCATCGCTGCACCTGGCCGAGGACTACCTGCAGGTGATCTTCCTCGCGATGCCGGCGCTGTATGCGTTCGCCTTCGTCACCGCAGCGCTGCGCGGCGTCGGCGATTCGCGCACGCCGTTCCGCTTCCTGCTGGTGGCGGTGCTGCTGGACATCGTGATGAACCCGCTGCTGATCTTCGGCATCGGACCGTTCCCGGAACTGGGCATCGCCGGTTCGGCGTGGGCGACGCTGGTCTCGCAGGTCGTCACGCTCACGGCGCTGCTCGCCTATCTGCGCCACAAGCGCCACATGCTGTGGCTGGGCCGGCGCGACGCTCACCTGTTCCGCATCGATCCCACCATCCTGCGCGCGCTCATCGTCAAGGGCGTGCCGATGGGCCTGCAGATGGTGCTGATCTCGCTGGCGATGATCGCGATGATGACGATGGTCAACCATCACGGCACCGACACCACCGCGGCCTACGGCGCGGCGCTGCAGTTGTGGACTTACGTGCAGATGCCGGCGATGGCGGTCGGCGCGGCGTGTTCGTCGATGGCAGCGCAGAACGTCGGCGCGAACCGCTGGGATCGCGTGGCGGCCACGGCACGCGCCGGCGTGCTGATGAACTTCATGCTCACCGGCGCGCTGATCGTGCCGCTGATCGTGTTCGACCGCTGGACGCTGGCGCTGTTCCTGCCGCAGGGCAGCGACGCACTGGAGGTCGCGCGCCACCTCAACCACATCTCGGTGTGGTCGTTCCTGTTCTTCGGCGTGACGTTCGTGGTGTCCGGCGTGGTGCGCTCGACCGGCGCGGTAGTGCCGCCGCTGCTGATCCTCGCCGCCGCGCTGTGGGGCGTGCGCGTACCGTTCGCGACGTTCCTGCAACCGCATCTGGGCGTCGATGCGATCTGGTGGAGTTTCCCGGTCAGTGCGGTGTTCTCGATGCTGATGGCGCTGGCGTATTACCGCTACGGCGGATGGCGGCGCGCGCGCATGCTGCCGCCCGATCGCCACGAAGTCGCCGTGCCCGCGGAAGTGCCGGCGACCCCGCCCTCGCCCGTCGCCGATCCCAGCGCGGAACCCGACGACGAAGCCGAAGCATTGCAGCAGCCAGCGCGCTGA
- a CDS encoding RNA-binding S4 domain-containing protein: protein MSEDLGTATAVRLDLWLWAARFYKTRSLAKHAIETGKVDVGGQRAKASRAVRIGDALRIARAEEVFEVEVRGLSDTRGPASVAQSLYAESEASRIAREQARALRIAERTGYRAPETKPDKRARRLIRALGDIDAT, encoded by the coding sequence GTGAGCGAAGACCTCGGTACGGCAACGGCGGTGCGACTGGACCTGTGGCTGTGGGCCGCGCGGTTCTACAAGACGCGCTCGCTGGCCAAGCATGCGATCGAGACCGGCAAGGTCGATGTCGGCGGACAGCGCGCCAAGGCGTCGCGCGCCGTGCGCATCGGCGATGCGCTGCGCATCGCCCGCGCGGAGGAAGTGTTCGAGGTCGAAGTGCGCGGTCTCAGCGACACGCGCGGCCCGGCCAGCGTGGCGCAAAGTCTGTACGCCGAAAGCGAAGCCTCGCGGATCGCGCGCGAACAGGCGCGTGCGCTGCGTATCGCCGAGCGGACCGGCTACCGCGCGCCGGAAACCAAACCCGACAAGCGCGCGCGGCGCCTGATCCGCGCCCTCGGCGACATCGACGCGACCTGA
- a CDS encoding DUF937 domain-containing protein, which translates to MNAPLTDDLLNQLQGQPLADIGSQLGLSPSQTSNAVAAALPLLMGALGRNASQPQGADALFGALQRDHTGLDMGSVLGSVLGGGGQGGSMLGHIFGARQQGAAQGLGAVTGLGSNQASGLLQMLAPLVMAYLAKQMFSGGGNAASQQGASPQMLGDILGQERQGIAQQGGIGGGLMGAVLDRDGDGDTDFSDLIGLAGSVLGGGRR; encoded by the coding sequence ATGAACGCTCCGCTGACCGACGATCTCCTCAACCAGCTGCAGGGACAGCCACTGGCCGACATCGGCAGCCAGCTCGGCCTGAGCCCGTCGCAGACGTCCAACGCAGTGGCCGCCGCGCTTCCGCTGCTGATGGGCGCGCTCGGCCGCAACGCCAGCCAGCCGCAAGGCGCCGATGCGCTGTTCGGCGCACTGCAGCGCGATCACACCGGGCTCGACATGGGCAGCGTGCTGGGTTCGGTACTCGGTGGCGGTGGTCAGGGCGGCTCGATGCTCGGCCACATCTTCGGCGCGCGCCAGCAGGGCGCCGCGCAGGGCCTGGGTGCGGTCACCGGTCTGGGCAGCAACCAGGCGAGTGGGCTGTTGCAGATGCTCGCGCCGCTGGTGATGGCCTACCTCGCCAAGCAGATGTTCTCCGGCGGCGGCAATGCGGCCAGCCAGCAGGGCGCGTCACCGCAGATGCTGGGCGATATCCTCGGGCAGGAACGCCAGGGCATCGCGCAGCAGGGCGGCATCGGCGGCGGCCTGATGGGTGCGGTGCTCGATCGCGACGGCGACGGCGACACCGATTTCTCCGATCTGATCGGCCTCGCCGGCTCGGTGCTGGGCGGCGGACGTCGCTGA
- a CDS encoding catalase, with protein MSQPSDKSDKPAKTPLTTAFGAPVIDNDNSLTAGPRGPLLMQDVWLIEKLANLNREIIPERRMHAKGSGAFGTFTVTNDISKYTRAKIFSAVGKKTEMFARFTTVAGERGAADAERDIRGFALKFYTEEGNWDLVGNNTPVFFVRDPRKFPDLNKAVKRDPKTNLRSARNNWDFWTSLPEALHQVTIVMSDRGIPASYRHMHGFGSHTYSLYNDKGERFWVKFHIRTQQGIKNLTDAEAQDLIGRDRESHQRDLFDAIERGEFPKWTMYIQVMPETDAEKVPYHPFDLTKVWPHKDYPMIEVGVMELNRNPQNFYADVEQSAFAPNNLVPGISVSPDKMLQARLFAYSDAQRYRLGVNHHQIPVNAARCPVHSNHRDGAMRVDGNYGDNLHYTPNSYGQWEAQPEYREPALKINGSADFWNFREDDADYFKQPGDLFRLMTPEQQQVLFDNTARAMGDAPDFIKQRHIANCSKADPAYGAGVAKALKMEAGDPNHVHSGTVDHPVEAG; from the coding sequence ATGAGCCAGCCGTCCGACAAGTCCGACAAGCCCGCCAAGACTCCGTTGACCACCGCCTTCGGCGCGCCGGTCATCGACAACGACAACAGCCTCACCGCCGGCCCGCGCGGGCCATTGCTGATGCAGGACGTGTGGCTGATCGAGAAGCTCGCCAACCTCAACCGCGAGATCATTCCCGAGCGGCGCATGCACGCGAAGGGTTCCGGCGCGTTCGGCACCTTCACCGTCACCAACGACATCAGCAAGTACACCCGCGCGAAGATCTTCTCCGCGGTCGGCAAGAAGACCGAGATGTTCGCCCGCTTCACCACTGTCGCCGGCGAGCGCGGTGCGGCCGACGCCGAGCGCGACATCCGCGGCTTCGCGCTGAAGTTCTACACCGAGGAAGGCAATTGGGACCTGGTCGGCAACAACACGCCGGTGTTCTTCGTGCGCGATCCGCGCAAGTTCCCCGACCTCAACAAGGCGGTCAAGCGCGATCCGAAGACCAACCTGCGCAGCGCGCGCAACAACTGGGACTTCTGGACCAGCCTGCCCGAAGCGCTGCATCAGGTGACCATCGTGATGAGCGATCGCGGCATCCCCGCGAGCTATCGCCACATGCACGGTTTCGGTTCGCACACCTACAGCCTGTACAACGACAAGGGCGAACGCTTCTGGGTGAAGTTCCACATCCGCACCCAGCAGGGCATCAAGAACCTGACCGACGCCGAAGCGCAGGACCTGATCGGACGCGACCGCGAAAGCCACCAGCGCGACCTGTTCGACGCGATCGAACGCGGCGAATTCCCGAAGTGGACGATGTACATCCAGGTGATGCCGGAAACCGATGCTGAGAAGGTGCCGTACCACCCGTTCGACCTGACCAAGGTGTGGCCGCACAAGGACTACCCGATGATCGAAGTCGGCGTGATGGAGCTCAACCGCAATCCGCAGAACTTCTACGCCGACGTCGAACAGAGCGCGTTCGCACCGAACAACCTCGTGCCCGGCATCAGCGTCTCGCCGGACAAGATGCTGCAGGCGCGGCTGTTCGCGTACTCCGATGCGCAGCGCTATCGCCTGGGCGTGAACCACCACCAGATCCCGGTGAATGCGGCGCGTTGCCCGGTGCACAGCAACCATCGCGATGGCGCGATGCGCGTTGACGGCAACTACGGCGACAACCTGCACTACACGCCCAACAGCTACGGCCAATGGGAAGCGCAGCCGGAATACCGCGAGCCGGCGCTGAAGATCAACGGCAGCGCGGACTTCTGGAACTTCCGCGAGGACGACGCGGACTACTTCAAGCAGCCTGGCGATCTGTTCCGCCTGATGACGCCGGAGCAGCAGCAGGTGCTGTTCGACAACACCGCGCGCGCGATGGGCGATGCGCCGGACTTCATCAAGCAGCGCCACATCGCCAACTGCTCGAAGGCCGATCCGGCGTATGGCGCGGGTGTGGCGAAGGCGTTGAAGATGGAAGCCGGAGACCCGAACCACGTGCACAGCGGCACGGTCGACCATCCGGTCGAAGCCGGCTGA